GTTGAGCTTTATCGCGCAAGAAAGTAGGAACGATACATGAATGCACATTCGACCTCTGAGGCATCAGAGGCTTATATTGCTTTAGGGGCTAATTTGGGGGAGCGCGAGCATACCCTGTATGAAGCCATTACGGCGCTGGACGAACATCCGGGTATCCGGGTAATACGGTGCTCCAGCCTGTACGAAACAGAGCCTGTTGGGTATCTGGATCAACCTTCTTTTTTGAACATGACGGTAGCCCTATCTACAACACTTGCTCCAGAGGAGCTTCTGGTATATATGCTGGAGGTGGAGAGTCGTCTGGGGAGAGTAAGACATATTCCTAATGGTCCACGAACCATTGATCTGGACTTGTTATGGATGGGAGCGGCACAACTGGCTACACCGGATTTGGAGCTTCCTCACCCTCGCATGTTGGAGCGTGCTTTTGTGCTGGTTCCCTTGGCTGACATCGTTCCGAACCAAGATCCGTCCGGTCTGTACAGTATCGTGCATACTGCATTGAATTCTGTGGATGGAAAGGACGGCATACAGCTTTGGAAAACATGCAGCTGGCGCAACGACTCCGCGCCTTTCGGAAACTAAAAGGGTTCACACAGCAGGAGTTGGCAGAGCGTACCGGTATATCTTTGACTGTATTAGGTGCTGTGGAGCGAGGCAATCGTACAATAGACTTAGACATGCTGAACATTATCGCCCAAACGCTAGGAATTGAAGTCCGGGAACTGACGGAATGACGATAAATAATGATACAAAAGAAAGAATAAAGGGGTGAACAGATATGTTGAAAATCGGCGGTATTGAAATGAAAAACCAAGTCGTTCTGGCTCCGATGGCAGGCGTGTGCAACCCTGCTTTTCGCCTGATCGCCAAGGAATTCGGTACAGGTCTGGTATGTGCAGAAATGGTTAGTGATAAAGCGATCATTCACGGCAACAAGCGTACACGCGAGATGCTGTTTGTAGATGAGCGTGAGAAGCCACTTAGCTTGCAAATTTTCGGGGGAGACCGCGAATCTTTGGTGGAAGCAGCGAAGGTCGTAGATCAGGAAACGAATGCAGATATTATTGATATCAATATGGGTTGCCCGGTTCCCAAAGTGACCAAATGTGATGCAGGTGCTCGTTGGCTGCTCGATCCAAACAAGATTTATGAAATGGTATCGGCGGTAGTGGAATCAGTAAACAAGCCGGTTACTGTGAAAATGCGTATTGGTTGGGATAGTGAGCATATTTATGCCGTAGAGAACGCTCGCGCTGTTGAACGTGCCGGAGGACAGGCCGTTAGTGTACATGGCCGTACACGGGAGCAACTGTATACGGGACATGCGAATTGGGATATTATAAAAGAAGTTAAAGAAGCAGTTACCATTCCTGTAATTGGAAATGGCGATGTGGCATCACCGGAAGATGCTCGCCGTATGCTGGATTTGACCAATTGTGATGGCGTTATGATCGGACGCGGTGCTCTGGGAAATCCGTGGATGCTTTACCGTACGATTGAGTACTTGCAATCAGGTGAGCTGTTGCCCGATCCTTCACCGGAAGAAAAAATTCGTATTGCCATTCTGCATATGGATCGTCTGGTTGCATTGAAGGGTGAAGCAGTAGCTGTCCGTGAAATGCGCAAGCATCTGGCTTGGTACCTCAAGGGGCTTAAAGGTTCAGCACGTATTAAGGATGCCATTATGGAAGAAACAAAGCGCGACGATATGGTACGTATTTTGGATCAATTTGTATCTCAATTGCACATGGTAGAAAACGATGAGCCTTCTACAAGCGCTGCATCTCCTGCTGCTGTTGCGCAATAAGGAAGCTGTTCCGGCCTGCGCACGCGATTGACTTTTCTAATTGCTTGCCCTATAATCGTTCAGTATAAAATCTTGATGTATGCTACAAATTGTGTGCAGCTCTCAAGACAACAGCAGGAAATGTTCTCATTCCCTCAGAGTGGCATATTATGTTTTGAAAGCGTGCATTCCGATGCACTTTTAAACTTTTCCCATGACAGGAGAATCGGTTAAGATGAGCGATAAAGAAGTCATTCTGACACAGGAAGGTCTTAGGAAGCTCGAAGATGAGCTTGAGAACTTAAAGTCTGTCAAACGCCGCGAAGTGGCTGAACGGATTAAGGTAGCCATCGGATACGGAGATATTAGTGAAAACTCCGAATATGAGGATGCGAAGAATGAGCAGGCCTTTATTGAAGGCCGTGTAATTACGTTGGAAAAGATGCTACGCAATGCCCGCATTATCAATAGTGATGAAATTGACACCGATGTTGTGGGAGTAGGCGCAACTGTGACTGTTGAAGATTTGGAATTCGGAGATATTACAGAGTATGCTATCGTAGGTTCTGCCGAATCTGACCCGCTACAGAACAAGATTTCGAATGAAAGTCCGGTTGGCAAGGCAATTCTCGGTAAGAAAAAGGGAACTGTTGTGGATGTCACCGTTCCAGCAGGCGTTATTCAATATAAAATCGTGGATATCAAGAAATAAGACACGGACTTTGGAATTTAATGTAAAAGCTTCCTTGTGGAAGCTTTTTTTCTCTACACCCGGACGGACCCCGGCCCGTCTATTCATATTGAAGGAGCTGATTTAGCACCATGTCGGATGAAACTACTAACCAGGAAACACAAGAAAACCGCGAGGAATTAAGTGAATTATTGCAAATTCGTCGTGCCAAATTGGACGAGCTTCGCTCATTGGGCATTGATCCTTTTGGACGCAAATACATACGCACGGCTGAAGCGGGCGTACTACTGAGCAAGTATGACAGTTTGACTAAGGAAGAACTGGAAGAAAAGAATATTGAAGTTAGCATAGCAGGCCGCATTATGGCTAAACGTGTTATGGGAAAAGCCAGCTTTGCTCATATACAGGATCTTAGCGGACGTATTCAAATTTATGTTCGTCAAGACACAGTACCTGAATCCAAATATAAAGCATTTGGCATTTTGGATCTGGGCGATATTGTTGGTGTTAAGGGTGTGCTCTTTAAGACCAAAACAGGCGAAACGACAATCAAAGTGCTGGATATTGAGGTCTTGTCCAAATCCTTGTATCCATTACCAGAGAAATATCATGGTCTGAAAGATGTTGAATTGCGTTACCGTCAGCGCTATGTCGATCTGGTTATGAACCCTGAAGTACAAAAAACGTTCATTACACGGTCCCGTATTATTCAATCCATGCGTCGTTATCTCGATTCGCTCGGCTATTTGGAAGTTGAAACCCCAACATTACATTCCATTGCTGGCGGAGCGGCGGCGAAGCCATTTGTTACGCACCATAATGCATTGGACATGCAGCTTTATATGCGTATTGCTATTGAGCTCCATTTGAAACGACTAATTGTCGGCGGAATGGAGAAGGTATATGAGATCGGTCGTGTTTACCGTAATGAAGGTATTTCGACCCGCCATAACCCTGAGTTTACGATGATTGAGCTGTATGAAGCGTATGCTGATTATAAAGATATCATGCAATTGACGGAAAACATGGTTGCACATATTGCGCAAGAAGTACTGGGCACACAGCACATTCAATATCAAGGCCAGGAAGTGGATCTGACGCCGCAATGGCGCAGAGTCTCCATGGTTGATGCTGTTAAAGAAGTAACAGGCGTAGACTTTAGCGTGCAGATGAGTAATGAAGAAGCTCATCGTCTTGCGAAAGAGCACAAAGTTCCGGTCGAACCACACATGACCTTTGGCCATATCCTGAATGCATTCTTTGAGCAGTTCGTAGAAGAAACGCTCATTCAGCCGACCTTTATTACTGGACATCCGGTTGAAATCTCGCCGTTGGCCAAGAAAAACGAACAAGATCCGCGGTTTACGGATCGCTTCGAGCTGTTCGTGGTCGCTCGTGAGCATGCGAATGCGTTTACTGAGCTGAATGATCCAATCGACCAGCGCCAACGTTTTGAAGCTCAATTGCTGGAACGTGAGCACGGTAACGATGAGGCTCATGAAATGGATGATGACTTTATCCGCGCCTTGGAATACGGTATGCCGCCAACAGGCGGATTGGGCATCGGCATCGATCGTTTGGTCATGTTGCTGACAGATGCGCCTTCCATTCGCGATGTGCTGCTTTTCCCGCATATGCGTAACCGTACAGTAGAATAACATAACATTATGAATATAGAGGATCAGCCGGGTTTCCCGTGTCTTGTTCCTCTTTTTCATAAGAACGGATGGAGAGAATACTCTAATGAAACGCAGCGTCAAGCTTAGTCGGTTCGCATCGCCTCCTTTTATATTGGTCATTGGATATTTATTGATTATTGCATTGGGTACTTTGCTACTGATGCTTCCTGTTGCCAATCATAGTGGTCATGCTCCGCATTGGATTGATTCGCTTTTTACGTCCGTCTCAGCCGCTTGTGTCACAGGACTGGTCGTCGTTGACGTCGATTCAACGTATACGATGTTTGGCGAAACCGTCATTTTGGTGCTGATGCAGCTAGGCGGGCTGGGGTTTATGACCTTAGCGACCTTGTTTGCGCTGTTATTGGGGCGGCGATTATCGCTGAAGGATCGGTTGCTGCTTAAGGAGGCTATTAATGCCGATAGCATGGAAGGGATCGTGCGTATTATTCGCAAGGTGCTGATCTTTTCTTTTACCATTGAGGCGATAGCTGCCGTTGTCTTGGCTTTGCGGTGGATGCGAGAAATGCCTGTCGGACAAGCGATATATTATGGAATATTCCATTCCGTATCCCTCTTTAATAACGGGGGATTCGATCTGTTCGGGACTAGCTTCCAACAATACGCTGGAGATTTTGTTTTCAATATGATTGCATCTGTGCTCGTTATATCAGGAGGCTTGGGTTTCCTGGTGCTTAGCGATCTGTTCGATTTTCGCCGTACCCGGAGACTGTCTCTACACTCCAAAATGGTGCTAAGCGTGTCGGGAGTGCTCATTGTGATTGGTGCGCTGGTTTTATTTATTTTTGAGTTTACCAATGCACGAACCTTGGGTGCACTGAACTGGGAAGGCAAAGTATATGGAGCTGTCTTTCAATCGGTCTCCACGAGATCATCGGGTACGAGCACAGTCGATATCAGCGGGTTAAGGCAGGCAAGTCAGTTTTTTATTATGTTGCTGATGATTATCGGTGCTTCTCCAGGCTCAACTGGAGGAGGAATCAAAACGACTACGTTTCTGCTTATGGTAGGTGCGCTAATCGCCGTCATGCGAGGACAGAAGGAAATCGTGTTTTTCCGTCATAGGGTCCCCAAAGATATCATGATGCGGGCGCTGACCATTATTGTACTAGCCCTATTTATATTCTCGATTGTGGTTATACTGCTCTTAATGACAGAGGATGCCCCATTTCTCTCCCTGGCATTTGAGGCTGCTTCCGCAATTGGAACGGTAGGGTTGTCCGTAGGAGTGACGCCAGGGTTGTCTGACGCAGGCAAGCTGATTATTTGTGTGACTATGTTTATTGGTCGAATTGGTCCTCTTACGATTGCCTATGCCATTCGTCCACGCTCAACCAAGACATTGTACCGTCGTCCCGAAGGGCATATCGTAATTGGATAGTGTATCTGTAAAAAAGATGTACCCGTGCTGATTAGCATAGGTACATCTTTTTTTCATTTCAGATCATCATCATTCTTTATGGGTAGCATATGATGTAAAATGCCCATTTTGAGAACGAGACGAAATAGTTTGAACAGATACTGTTTTTCATAGAAAAAACGGCTATTTGTTTCCTTTTATGTAATTATAGACAAAATACTAGGAATATTATGTATAATATTGTATGATAGTGGGCATGAAAGGGGGATAGTTGAGGTGAATACCAATTTCTAATTTGAAAGGAATCGTCCATTATGTATTTATTTATTATTAGTGCTGAGGTTTTGTTTTGGGTTTTTGTTGTTGCAGGGTTAGTCGCAAGGTATATGTTTGGGTTGAAGAAATTAGGTGGGCTTCTTTTAGTCTTTACCCCAATTATTGATATCCTGTTACTAATTGCGGTGTTCATCACGGTGAAAAGTGGCATGGAGATTACGACTGCTACTGGCTTGGCGGCCTGTTATTTTGGTATTACAGTAGCATTTGGTCATAGGTTAATTAAGTGGGCGGATGTACGGTTCTCCCATTGGTTTGGTAAGGGACCCAAGCCTGAACGCAAGTATGGTGCTGCTCATGCAAAAGAGGAACGGATAGGTTGGTTGCTTCACCTTTTGGGTTGGGCTATAGGTAATGCTTTGTTGCTCGCCATCATTGTGTATGTTGATGATCCTCAGCGTACGGCGTCTTTGGAGGGCATTATGCAAACATGGGCGATCGTTCTGGTAATCGACTTTGTTGTCTCCTTTAGCTATACTTTAGCTCCCAAAAAACAAAAGCGTAGTCTATAAAGGTTAAGGTTTTACACTTAGATGATATCTGGCTGGTCACTCAGGATGTTCAAATCGGGAGAGTCATTGTTGGTGAAAATGAAGTGGTTACTTCCGGTAGTGGGGTGAGTCTGTCATCGGAATGTAAATATTTACAAAAATATGCGGATTTTATGTTTAACTTACTTTGACAGTCACCTTATTTTCGCCTCGCTATCTTTTTTCACACACATGTATCCCTTTCGATTTGAACACAGACCAACAGAAGCAACACAATTATTTTTTGTGAGATGACAGACAGCATACATGATGTGTTACACAAATTTTAAAATAAATTTTGTGATTTGCCTAAAACGTCGCCTATCTAAGTTTGGCAATTAACGCGATAATATTCCAGGAAAGATTACATATGTCTATAAATGTAGACATATGTAATTAAGTTGTTATTTTGTTTAATAATGTAAAAAAAGAAAGGTGGTTTCTGTGGCAGTACTACTGAGCGGTAAGAACATTTTGATTATGGGCGTGGCTAATAACAGGAGTATTGCTTGGGGGACAGCTCAATCTTTAGCTGCTGAAGGGGCACAACTCATTTTTACTTACGAAAATGAGAGGGTTGCAGAGCGGGTACTAAAGCTTGCTGAAACCATTCCGGGAGCACTGGTCTGTCCTTGCGATGTACAAAGCAATGAAGAGCTTGATGCATTGGCGGATTTTCTAAAAGAAAAAGTAGGCGTGTTGCATGGTTATTTTCACAGTGTCGCCTATGCTAAGGCTGAGGATTTGGATGGCTTGTTCGTTGACACTTCTCGCGAGGGATTCGCCGTTGCACAAGAAATCAGCGCCTATTCCTTGGCTGCTGTATCCCGTCGAGTGTACCCACTGATGACAGAGGGTGGGAGTATCGTCACCATGACGTATATTGGCGCAGAACGAGCGATCAAAAATTACAATGTTATGGGTGTGGCGAAGGCTTCACTGGAAGCCAGCATGCGCTATCTGTCGAATGATCTGGGCACATATGGCATTCGTGTAAATGCGATTTCCGCTGGTCCGATACGGACTTTGGCTGCCTATGGCATTAAGGATTTTAACACAATGCTCAAACATATTGAAGAAACTACGCCCTTACGCAAGACGGTTGATACGTCTGAAGTCGGAGATACGGCGTTATTCCTATTTTCCCATTTATCGAGAGGCATTACGGGTGAAGTTATCCATGTAGATGCTGGATACCATATTACGGGGATGTAAGGAGGGAACGTTGTGCTTATTACGCATACGGATTGCCGGATTATCTCATCTGAAGGAATTATGACCAGGGAGCGTCTGGAGCGAGACGTTACGATCTTCTCCCGGATGTTGACTCTCAGAGGCATTCCCGAAGACGGTAGAGTGATTCTGAAAGCGGCCAATTCTTATTGGTTTGTTGTGTCTCTGTTCTCCCTGTGCAATATCGCTGTTTCGGTGACTGTGGTGGACGAGCAGACTGTGCTCGATGAGGTGGCCCAAATTTATGATGAAGCAGGTGCCTGTTGTATCCTTACGGATTCCGATTTAGAACTTCCTCATGCTCTCGTTATTCTGATTCAAGATTTGATTCAAGAAGAAACAGCACATCCGGATTGGGTGGGAGAGCCAAAGCTCGAAGCCCTCGACTTTAACAAGTGGTGCGAGAGGCCAGATGCGCTCATTCTGTATTCTTCAGGTACGACGGGAAAACCCAAGGGAATCGTGAAAGCTGGTTCAGCTTTTATGGAGAATATCAGGCATTCTATACACGCCATGAACTACCTACCGTCTGACCATATGCTCCCCGTTGTGCCATTCTCTCATTTTTATGGAATCTCACTTATCTTCTCCTGGTGGTTAACCTCATGTTCTCTCATCATCTGCAATCCCAAAAACCTCTGGAGCGTCATTGCAAGTATTACGAAAGACCGGGCGACGGTCGTAGATGCTAACCCCTCTGCTTTTTACACCTTGTTGCGTATGCTAAACCGAAAACCCGAACAACTGGAAATGGTCAAGGAAGCCCCGGTGCGCATGTGGTGCGTAGGCGGTTCTCCACTTACCCAAGACCTTGAAGAGAAATTTAACAACATATTTGGACAGCCCTTGCTGAATGGTTACGGCCTTTCTGAACTGGGCAACGTTACGCTAGGGACGCTAGAGTGTCCTAAGGGTTGTGGTCTACCATTACCTGGTGTGGATTTGAAAATACTAGATTCTACAGGCAAACAGCAGACGGACGGTGTCGTAGGCGAAGTGTGGATACGCAGTGCTGGATGCATGGAAGGTTATCTGAATCGTCCAGACCTGACGCAATCCGTTCTACAGGACGGTTGGTTCAAGACGGGGGATCTGGGCTATCTGGATGACGGAATGCTGTATGTCATTGGACGCAGCGGCAAGACGGTCAACCGGATGGGCTATATGGTATCTCCGGTCTATATTGAGGACCGGATTGGTTCTCTAGGTTACCGATCCTGCGTGATCACCTTGGAGGATGAGGCTAAAGGGACATTACTTGTTGCCTTCATCGAAGGCGAATCCTTGCAAGCCTTGTCTGTACTCCGCAAAGAAATAAATCGTGTGCTCCCTTCATACATGTTTCCCGATCTTTTGCTTCCGCTCGACCACTTTCCTTTAAATCGCAATGGAAAAGTGGATCGTTTGGAGATGGAGCGTATTGCCCTGGGAAAAGTTGCTTCTCGCAAAGTATAGCAAGATATTTACCAAAACCGCATATAGGAAAGGGAGAATGTGCCATGAATATAAATCCAGAATTGGCAGAAAACACACTGTTTTTGGAAAGGCATGAATCTATTCTGAAATGCCTCAATTATTTGATTGAAAATCGGCAGGAAGTGATGGATATTCTCACGCAATTTTCATCCTATCGGGCCGCCAATGCAGAAATTGACTCCACGATCCTCACACTTCAAGGTGCTCTGCAAGAAGTGCAGACCTATCAGCCAAGTCGGCAACGATCTATGGCTGTATTCATGCCTTCCAACGTCATTTTATACTCCTATGCATTATACCTTTTGATTCCGTCCCTGTACGTTGAAAATATAGACTTTCGCCCTTCTTCTCACGTAAATGAGTACGTCAACATGCTGCATGAAAAGCTTCAGGCTGTACATGGATTACCCATCTATATTCGCAAAGTTAGCCAGAAGGTGTTCATGGAGAATTCCGTGATGCCAGCTGATATTGTGGTGTTCACCGGGAGCTATACCAATGCGGAGAAGATCAAAAAACAGATTCGAAAAGATCAGCTCTACATTTTTTACGGACAAGGGCTAAATCCTTTCATCATCGGGCCTGATGCAGATCTGGAGCTGGCGGTTACCGATGTGATCCGAATGAGATTGTTCAACTCTGGACAGGACTGCCTAGGCCCCGACATCATTCTGGTACATCAAGATGTGAGTGAGCATTTCAAGGATCTGCTGATTCAACAGCTTGACCAACTCGTGTTTGGAGCCAACGATGATCCGAATGCAAACTATACCCCTATATTCTATAAAGACACGCTATATTCGGTTTCTGAATATTTTAACACGAACGATAAGTTTATTATTTACGGCGGCGGCATTGATTTCCGTACGAAAAAAATGGAGCCAACGGTTGTATATAGTGAATTGGATCAGAATCTGGAGATTATTGAGTATTTTTCGCCAGTCTTCAATGTAGTTAG
The Paenibacillus peoriae DNA segment above includes these coding regions:
- the folK gene encoding 2-amino-4-hydroxy-6-hydroxymethyldihydropteridine diphosphokinase; translation: MNAHSTSEASEAYIALGANLGEREHTLYEAITALDEHPGIRVIRCSSLYETEPVGYLDQPSFLNMTVALSTTLAPEELLVYMLEVESRLGRVRHIPNGPRTIDLDLLWMGAAQLATPDLELPHPRMLERAFVLVPLADIVPNQDPSGLYSIVHTALNSVDGKDGIQLWKTCSWRNDSAPFGN
- a CDS encoding helix-turn-helix domain-containing protein, with amino-acid sequence MENMQLAQRLRAFRKLKGFTQQELAERTGISLTVLGAVERGNRTIDLDMLNIIAQTLGIEVRELTE
- the dusB gene encoding tRNA dihydrouridine synthase DusB; the protein is MLKIGGIEMKNQVVLAPMAGVCNPAFRLIAKEFGTGLVCAEMVSDKAIIHGNKRTREMLFVDEREKPLSLQIFGGDRESLVEAAKVVDQETNADIIDINMGCPVPKVTKCDAGARWLLDPNKIYEMVSAVVESVNKPVTVKMRIGWDSEHIYAVENARAVERAGGQAVSVHGRTREQLYTGHANWDIIKEVKEAVTIPVIGNGDVASPEDARRMLDLTNCDGVMIGRGALGNPWMLYRTIEYLQSGELLPDPSPEEKIRIAILHMDRLVALKGEAVAVREMRKHLAWYLKGLKGSARIKDAIMEETKRDDMVRILDQFVSQLHMVENDEPSTSAASPAAVAQ
- the greA gene encoding transcription elongation factor GreA, which gives rise to MSDKEVILTQEGLRKLEDELENLKSVKRREVAERIKVAIGYGDISENSEYEDAKNEQAFIEGRVITLEKMLRNARIINSDEIDTDVVGVGATVTVEDLEFGDITEYAIVGSAESDPLQNKISNESPVGKAILGKKKGTVVDVTVPAGVIQYKIVDIKK
- the lysS gene encoding lysine--tRNA ligase is translated as MSDETTNQETQENREELSELLQIRRAKLDELRSLGIDPFGRKYIRTAEAGVLLSKYDSLTKEELEEKNIEVSIAGRIMAKRVMGKASFAHIQDLSGRIQIYVRQDTVPESKYKAFGILDLGDIVGVKGVLFKTKTGETTIKVLDIEVLSKSLYPLPEKYHGLKDVELRYRQRYVDLVMNPEVQKTFITRSRIIQSMRRYLDSLGYLEVETPTLHSIAGGAAAKPFVTHHNALDMQLYMRIAIELHLKRLIVGGMEKVYEIGRVYRNEGISTRHNPEFTMIELYEAYADYKDIMQLTENMVAHIAQEVLGTQHIQYQGQEVDLTPQWRRVSMVDAVKEVTGVDFSVQMSNEEAHRLAKEHKVPVEPHMTFGHILNAFFEQFVEETLIQPTFITGHPVEISPLAKKNEQDPRFTDRFELFVVAREHANAFTELNDPIDQRQRFEAQLLEREHGNDEAHEMDDDFIRALEYGMPPTGGLGIGIDRLVMLLTDAPSIRDVLLFPHMRNRTVE
- a CDS encoding TrkH family potassium uptake protein; the protein is MKRSVKLSRFASPPFILVIGYLLIIALGTLLLMLPVANHSGHAPHWIDSLFTSVSAACVTGLVVVDVDSTYTMFGETVILVLMQLGGLGFMTLATLFALLLGRRLSLKDRLLLKEAINADSMEGIVRIIRKVLIFSFTIEAIAAVVLALRWMREMPVGQAIYYGIFHSVSLFNNGGFDLFGTSFQQYAGDFVFNMIASVLVISGGLGFLVLSDLFDFRRTRRLSLHSKMVLSVSGVLIVIGALVLFIFEFTNARTLGALNWEGKVYGAVFQSVSTRSSGTSTVDISGLRQASQFFIMLLMIIGASPGSTGGGIKTTTFLLMVGALIAVMRGQKEIVFFRHRVPKDIMMRALTIIVLALFIFSIVVILLLMTEDAPFLSLAFEAASAIGTVGLSVGVTPGLSDAGKLIICVTMFIGRIGPLTIAYAIRPRSTKTLYRRPEGHIVIG
- the fabI gene encoding enoyl-ACP reductase FabI, giving the protein MAVLLSGKNILIMGVANNRSIAWGTAQSLAAEGAQLIFTYENERVAERVLKLAETIPGALVCPCDVQSNEELDALADFLKEKVGVLHGYFHSVAYAKAEDLDGLFVDTSREGFAVAQEISAYSLAAVSRRVYPLMTEGGSIVTMTYIGAERAIKNYNVMGVAKASLEASMRYLSNDLGTYGIRVNAISAGPIRTLAAYGIKDFNTMLKHIEETTPLRKTVDTSEVGDTALFLFSHLSRGITGEVIHVDAGYHITGM
- a CDS encoding class I adenylate-forming enzyme family protein; the encoded protein is MLITHTDCRIISSEGIMTRERLERDVTIFSRMLTLRGIPEDGRVILKAANSYWFVVSLFSLCNIAVSVTVVDEQTVLDEVAQIYDEAGACCILTDSDLELPHALVILIQDLIQEETAHPDWVGEPKLEALDFNKWCERPDALILYSSGTTGKPKGIVKAGSAFMENIRHSIHAMNYLPSDHMLPVVPFSHFYGISLIFSWWLTSCSLIICNPKNLWSVIASITKDRATVVDANPSAFYTLLRMLNRKPEQLEMVKEAPVRMWCVGGSPLTQDLEEKFNNIFGQPLLNGYGLSELGNVTLGTLECPKGCGLPLPGVDLKILDSTGKQQTDGVVGEVWIRSAGCMEGYLNRPDLTQSVLQDGWFKTGDLGYLDDGMLYVIGRSGKTVNRMGYMVSPVYIEDRIGSLGYRSCVITLEDEAKGTLLVAFIEGESLQALSVLRKEINRVLPSYMFPDLLLPLDHFPLNRNGKVDRLEMERIALGKVASRKV
- a CDS encoding aldehyde dehydrogenase family protein: MNINPELAENTLFLERHESILKCLNYLIENRQEVMDILTQFSSYRAANAEIDSTILTLQGALQEVQTYQPSRQRSMAVFMPSNVILYSYALYLLIPSLYVENIDFRPSSHVNEYVNMLHEKLQAVHGLPIYIRKVSQKVFMENSVMPADIVVFTGSYTNAEKIKKQIRKDQLYIFYGQGLNPFIIGPDADLELAVTDVIRMRLFNSGQDCLGPDIILVHQDVSEHFKDLLIQQLDQLVFGANDDPNANYTPIFYKDTLYSVSEYFNTNDKFIIYGGGIDFRTKKMEPTVVYSELDQNLEIIEYFSPVFNVVSYQNDEQLIKRISSSYFSERAMGCSLYGSEHLTDVLRKKHTLTINQTLEDVDQGNKPFGGYGTMSNYIFYDFKLISKPILISEIVAEYLSEKRSLV